Proteins encoded in a region of the Thermus antranikianii DSM 12462 genome:
- a CDS encoding phage holin family protein, whose translation MRSLLVRLLLNTLALWVVSLVYPGVSFAREAGLLDYLVAGAVWGLANALLRPLLLFLTLPLNLMTLSLFTLVINGIVLYLVAETTALQVPGFAEALIGALILSLASLLLSWLFRD comes from the coding sequence GTGCGTAGCCTACTGGTGCGGCTTCTCCTCAACACCCTGGCCCTTTGGGTGGTGAGCCTGGTGTACCCAGGGGTTTCCTTCGCCCGGGAGGCAGGGCTTTTGGACTACTTGGTGGCGGGTGCGGTATGGGGACTGGCCAATGCCCTGCTGCGGCCCCTTCTCCTTTTCCTGACCCTGCCCTTGAACCTCATGACCCTGAGCCTCTTCACCCTGGTGATCAACGGCATCGTGCTTTACCTGGTGGCCGAAACCACGGCCCTTCAGGTGCCGGGCTTTGCTGAAGCCCTCATCGGGGCCTTGATCCTTTCCCTGGCAAGCCTTCTTCTCAGCTGGCTTTTCCGCGACTAG
- a CDS encoding CBS domain-containing protein, whose product MTVRQVLLRKGGGVYSVHPKATVLEALRKLAEHDIGALLVMEGDRLLGIFSERDYARKLVLLGRFSKDTLVEEVMTREVITVTPETTLQEAMRLMTEHRVRHLPVLEEGRVVGVVSIGDAVKAIITEQEVLIEELSRYVMENR is encoded by the coding sequence GTGACCGTTCGGCAGGTTCTGTTGCGCAAGGGGGGAGGGGTTTATAGCGTTCACCCCAAGGCCACGGTGCTGGAGGCTTTGCGCAAGCTGGCGGAGCACGACATCGGGGCCCTCTTGGTCATGGAGGGAGATCGGCTTCTTGGCATCTTCTCCGAGCGGGACTATGCCCGGAAGCTGGTCCTCCTGGGCCGGTTTTCCAAGGACACCCTGGTGGAGGAGGTCATGACCCGCGAGGTGATCACGGTGACTCCCGAAACCACCTTGCAAGAGGCCATGCGCCTGATGACCGAGCACCGGGTGCGGCATCTTCCTGTCTTGGAGGAAGGGAGGGTGGTTGGGGTGGTTTCCATCGGGGATGCGGTCAAGGCCATCATCACCGAGCAGGAGGTCCTGATCGAGGAGCTTTCCCGCTACGTGATGGAAAACCGCTAG
- a CDS encoding universal stress protein, giving the protein MRILLATDGSPQARGAEVLAEWLCYKLSAKLVALYVRDSRLIRVLELMDFGALTVPVPAYREELEKALSAHGEALLERIRKSAEEAGLQAEVFMETGLPHEVILRHARTADLLVMGRSGEAHGGSFVGLGSTVDRVLRTSPTPVLVAPTDYVEIEGAILGYNASESAVRALHTLASLAKPLGLLVRVVSVHEDPVQAGTWALEAQTYLQDQGIRVESLAFSGDPAEHLLSLQTPSDLLALGAPVRRLILGSTAEHVVRHAVGPVLTVR; this is encoded by the coding sequence ATGAGGATTCTTCTGGCCACGGATGGCTCTCCCCAGGCCCGGGGGGCGGAGGTGCTGGCGGAGTGGCTTTGCTACAAGCTTTCCGCCAAGTTGGTGGCCCTCTACGTCCGGGATTCCCGCCTCATCCGGGTGCTGGAGCTCATGGACTTCGGGGCCCTTACCGTGCCCGTGCCCGCCTACCGGGAAGAGCTGGAAAAGGCCCTTTCCGCCCATGGCGAGGCCTTATTGGAGCGCATTCGCAAAAGCGCTGAGGAAGCGGGGCTTCAGGCGGAGGTTTTCATGGAAACCGGGTTGCCCCACGAGGTGATCCTGCGCCATGCCCGCACCGCAGACCTCCTGGTCATGGGCCGAAGCGGGGAAGCCCACGGGGGAAGCTTCGTGGGGTTGGGAAGCACCGTGGATAGGGTTTTAAGAACCTCGCCGACCCCGGTTTTGGTGGCGCCCACCGACTACGTGGAGATTGAGGGGGCCATCCTGGGTTACAACGCTTCGGAAAGCGCGGTGCGGGCCTTGCACACCTTAGCCAGTTTGGCCAAACCCCTGGGGCTTTTGGTGCGGGTGGTGAGCGTGCACGAGGATCCGGTGCAGGCAGGGACCTGGGCCCTCGAGGCGCAGACCTACTTGCAGGACCAGGGGATCCGGGTGGAGTCCCTTGCCTTCTCGGGCGACCCCGCAGAGCACCTTTTGTCCTTGCAAACCCCTTCGGATCTTCTGGCCCTGGGGGCGCCGGTGCGCCGCCTGATCCTGGGAAGTACCGCGGAACACGTGGTGCGCCATGCGGTGGGGCCCGTGCTCACCGTGCGATAA
- a CDS encoding MFS transporter, with translation MLPLLLAWLHTVNDLFSNFLTPLLPKLMAHFGVGLGTVGLLVSVYSLTGSLFQPLAGLVADRLDRRLLAALGPVLVALGMGSLGLWPRFEVLLLVLGLAGLGSALFHASGASLVGEFAPRERRGFWLSFFGSAGYLGLSLGPVVALFAVGAWGLRGLLWLTPLALVPALLLLRLPPVRRQGKPAGFRDFLRVFRGDVARLWGMATLRSLVFMSFSTTLPYWFTQKGLSDAYIALSLSTYSFSATLGTFLGGTLSDRLGRKAVLAGTLAFGLPLYLCLLFLPPGGVSYLVLLALTGALMNAGIPVAVALAQELEPGQTATVSGLLMGFTWGFAGLFYAPIGRLIEAFGVMPVLLALGALILPAWALAQGVREPGAGPEGRKIDP, from the coding sequence GTGCTGCCGCTTCTCCTAGCCTGGCTTCACACGGTCAACGACCTCTTCTCCAACTTCCTCACGCCCCTTCTGCCCAAATTGATGGCCCACTTTGGGGTAGGGTTAGGGACAGTGGGGCTTCTGGTGTCCGTGTATTCCCTCACGGGTAGCCTTTTCCAGCCTCTGGCCGGCCTCGTTGCCGACCGGTTGGACCGAAGGCTTTTGGCGGCCTTAGGGCCGGTGCTGGTGGCTTTGGGCATGGGCTCCTTGGGCCTATGGCCTCGGTTCGAGGTACTGCTTTTGGTCCTGGGGCTTGCCGGCTTGGGTTCGGCCCTTTTCCACGCCTCGGGGGCCAGCCTGGTGGGGGAGTTTGCTCCCAGGGAGCGGAGAGGGTTTTGGCTCTCCTTTTTTGGGTCCGCCGGGTACCTGGGCCTTTCCCTGGGGCCGGTGGTGGCCTTGTTCGCCGTGGGGGCCTGGGGGCTTAGGGGCCTATTGTGGTTAACCCCACTTGCCTTGGTGCCGGCCCTGCTTCTCCTGCGCCTGCCTCCTGTGCGGCGCCAGGGAAAGCCCGCGGGTTTCAGGGACTTCCTGAGGGTCTTTCGCGGGGATGTGGCCCGGCTTTGGGGGATGGCCACCTTAAGGAGCCTGGTATTTATGAGCTTTTCCACCACCTTGCCCTACTGGTTTACGCAAAAGGGCCTCTCCGATGCGTATATTGCCTTGAGCCTTTCCACCTATAGCTTCTCCGCCACCCTGGGTACCTTCCTTGGGGGTACCCTTTCCGACCGCCTGGGGCGAAAGGCGGTCTTGGCGGGGACCCTGGCCTTCGGGCTCCCCCTGTATCTGTGCCTGCTTTTCCTGCCCCCAGGGGGCGTGTCCTACCTGGTCCTTTTGGCCCTGACCGGGGCCTTGATGAACGCGGGGATCCCGGTGGCTGTGGCCCTGGCCCAGGAGTTGGAACCGGGCCAAACGGCCACGGTTTCCGGGCTCCTCATGGGCTTCACCTGGGGCTTCGCCGGGCTTTTCTACGCCCCCATAGGACGCCTGATAGAGGCATTTGGCGTGATGCCGGTTCTCCTTGCCCTGGGGGCCTTGATCCTGCCCGCCTGGGCCTTGGCCCAGGGGGTACGGGAACCGGGGGCTGGGCCTGAGGGCCGTAAGATAGATCCATGA